The Candidatus Cloacimonadota bacterium DNA segment AACAACAAGAGCAACATTCGAGATCAAAGTCCAGGGTGTTGTTGTCCAGGCGAGATAATAGGTATCTTTTTCATCCTTTGCCTTAAAACCAACAAAAACCGAGGGATCTTCTGTTTCTTCATATCCTTGAGCAACTTCATGGCTGGAAAGAGGAGTACCGCAACTCGGACAATAAGGAACGATCTTATGACCTTTGTAGATCAATCCTTTTTTGTAAAAATCATTAAGGATCCACCAGACGGTTTCGATATAATCATTTTCAAGTGTTATGTATGGGTGTTCCAAATCTACCCAATAACCCATTGCTTTCGTCATTTCCCGCCATTCTTTTTCATAAGAAAAGACAGAATGTTTACACTTATCATTGAATTTTTCCAGACCGTATTCTTCGATCTCTTTTTTATCTGAAAGACCGAGTTGTTTTTCGACTTCGATCTCGACCGGTAAGCCATGTGTATCCCAACCTGCTTTTCTCTTTACCTGGAAACCTTTCATCGTCTTATAGCGGCAAACAGTGTCTTTCAAAGTACGCGCGATAACATGATGGATTCCCGGCATTCCGTTGGCAGTCGGAGGTCCTTCAAAGAAAACGAATCTTTTTGCTCCTTCCCGGAATGATTCGCTTTTTTTATCGACTTGATGCTCTTCCCAATATTTTCTGATCCTATTTTCCATATCGCATATTTTTTCTTTTGGATCAATTGTTCTATACATAAAAAACTCCTATTTTTTATAGAATTTGATCAGAATATAAAAATATTCCAATTCAAATTTTTCTT contains these protein-coding regions:
- a CDS encoding isoleucine--tRNA ligase, with amino-acid sequence MYRTIDPKEKICDMENRIRKYWEEHQVDKKSESFREGAKRFVFFEGPPTANGMPGIHHVIARTLKDTVCRYKTMKGFQVKRKAGWDTHGLPVEIEVEKQLGLSDKKEIEEYGLEKFNDKCKHSVFSYEKEWREMTKAMGYWVDLEHPYITLENDYIETVWWILNDFYKKGLIYKGHKIVPYCPSCGTPLSSHEVAQGYEETEDPSVFVGFKAKDEKDTYYLAWTTTPWTLISNVALVVHPDEKYVKIKLGEEYLILAKARLEVIIEKYEIVEEYPGKDLEFKEYEQLFPFVVPEKKAFYIAIADYVTMDDGTGIVHTAPAFGQDDYNLGKQYNLPFIQPVDGAGKFTSEVTDWAGEFVKDADKGIIRNLKERGLLYKRKQITHSYPFCWRCKSPLIYYARSSWYIKTTEYKKQLLDNNRKIAWYPPFVGEKRFGEWLENNVDWAISRDRFWGTPLNIWVCENCGEMES